A genomic region of Scomber japonicus isolate fScoJap1 chromosome 5, fScoJap1.pri, whole genome shotgun sequence contains the following coding sequences:
- the psma4 gene encoding proteasome subunit alpha type-4 — MSRRYDSRTTIFSPEGRLYQVEYAMEAIGHAGTCLGILANDGVLLAAERRNIHKLLDEVFFSEKIYKLNEDMACSVAGITSDANVLTNELRLIAQRYLLQYQEPIPCEQVVTALCDIKQAYTQFGGKRPFGVSLLYMGWDKHYGFQLYQSDPSGNYGGWKATCIGNNSAAAVSMLKQDFKEGEMKLSSALALAVKVLNKTMDVSKLSAEKVEIATLTRENGKTCIKVLKQKEVEELIKKHEAEEAKAEKDKKEKEQKEKDK; from the exons ATG TCTCGCCGATATGATTCACGAACAACCATCTTCTCACCGGAGG GTCGTCTGTACCAGGTTGAGTACGCCATGGAGGCCATCGGTCATGCCGGCACCTGCTTGGGCATTTTAGCCAACGATGGCGTGCTGCTGGCTGCTGAGAGGAGGAACATTCACAAGCTGTTGGATGAAGTGTTTTTCTCAGAGAAAATCTACAAGCTGAATGA AGACATGGCGTGCAGCGTGGCGGGAATCACATCAGATGCCAACGTACTGACCAACGAGCTGAGGCTCATAGCACAGAG GTATCTGCTGCAGTACCAGGAACCAATCCCATGCGAGCAGGTGGTCACAGCACTGTGTGACATCAAACAGGCCTACACACAGTTTGGAG GAAAGCGTCCGTTTGGAGTCTCGCTGCTCTACATGGGCTGGGATAAACACTACGGCTTCCAGCTGTACCAGAGCGACCCCAGCGGAAACTACGGAGGCTGGAAGGCCACGTGCATCGGAAACAACAGCGCT GCCGCTGTGTCCATGCTGAAGCAGGACTtcaaggagggagagatgaaacTGTCCTCGGCCCTCGCCCTCGCCGTTAAAGTTCTCAATAAGACCATGGACGTCAGCAAGCTGTCTGCAGAGAAAG TCGAGATCGCCACCCTGACCCGCGAGAACGGCAAGACCTGCATCAAGGTGCTGAAGCAGAAAGAAGTCGAGGAGCTGATCAAGAAGCACGAAGCGGAGGAGGCCAAAGCcgagaaagacaagaaagagaaggagcagAAAGAGAAGGACAAGTAG